The proteins below are encoded in one region of Sphingobacterium sp. R2:
- a CDS encoding YchJ family protein: MELGHLCPCGTGINYDECCQQIHRCHAKAHTAEALMRARYSAFVKKEIDFLYRTFHPSTRRFQNKQAIGHWAIENKWMQLQILKSTLHTVEFEAHYLDAQMQVQVHHEKSTFKKQGDLWYYVEGTVK, encoded by the coding sequence ATGGAATTAGGCCATTTATGTCCCTGTGGCACGGGCATCAACTATGATGAATGCTGCCAACAAATACATCGTTGCCATGCCAAAGCACATACAGCGGAAGCATTAATGCGCGCACGATATAGTGCCTTTGTAAAAAAAGAAATCGATTTTTTATACCGTACATTTCATCCCTCGACAAGAAGGTTCCAAAATAAACAGGCCATCGGACATTGGGCAATAGAGAATAAATGGATGCAGCTTCAAATTCTTAAATCTACGCTCCATACCGTTGAGTTCGAAGCACATTATCTGGATGCACAGATGCAAGTGCAGGTTCACCATGAAAAGTCTACCTTCAAAAAACAAGGTGACCTCTGGTACTATGTAGAGGGCACAGTTAAATAA
- a CDS encoding nucleotide exchange factor GrpE codes for MNEQDNYYDESQDPVETNSSEQQELPADNLAEELSTEDKLAAELAEAKDKYIRLSAEFDNYRKRTSKERVELIQSAGKDVISKLLPTLDDFDRALTAMETATDVESVKTGMEIVNNKFRQTLSQLGLKEMDVKDQDFDPELQEAITAIPAATEELKNKVVDVIEKGYYLGDKVIRHAKVVIGQ; via the coding sequence ATGAATGAGCAAGATAATTATTACGATGAAAGCCAAGATCCAGTAGAAACGAATTCTTCTGAACAACAAGAACTACCTGCTGATAACCTAGCAGAAGAACTGTCTACTGAAGATAAACTGGCTGCAGAATTGGCAGAGGCAAAGGATAAGTACATTCGTCTATCTGCCGAATTTGACAATTATAGAAAACGTACAAGTAAAGAACGTGTTGAATTGATTCAATCAGCTGGGAAAGATGTTATCAGCAAGTTGTTGCCTACATTGGATGATTTTGACAGAGCGTTAACAGCCATGGAGACTGCAACTGATGTTGAGTCGGTCAAAACGGGAATGGAAATTGTCAACAATAAATTCAGACAAACATTATCGCAATTAGGGTTAAAGGAAATGGACGTTAAAGACCAAGATTTCGATCCTGAGTTACAAGAGGCTATTACAGCAATACCTGCCGCTACAGAAGAGTTAAAGAACAAAGTGGTGGATGTGATCGAAAAAGGTTACTACTTAGGTGACAAAGTTATCCGTCACGCAAAAGTAGTTATAGGTCAATAA
- a CDS encoding fumarylacetoacetate hydrolase family protein, translating to MKIFRYGAKGSEKAGVILNEKRYDVSVGNFQYNRDFFADISNLERLQTYVIEHSDKLEEIADDERIGTPLEAPSKILCVGLNFDDHVKETKLEQASEPIVFMKSVSAFNGPFDGITLPKSSVKSDWETELAIVIGKKASYVTEEEALDHVFGYVLHNDVTEREFQIERGGTWDKGKGCDTFAPIGPFIATKDEIEDIDNLRIWLKLNGELMQDGNTSDFIYRIPKLISYLSQFMSLLPGDIISTGSPAGSGMGKSPQRFLRDGDIIEYGIDKLGSAKQVISAYKTL from the coding sequence ATGAAGATTTTTAGATATGGCGCAAAGGGCTCCGAAAAGGCGGGAGTCATTTTAAACGAAAAGAGATATGATGTTTCAGTAGGAAATTTCCAATATAACCGCGATTTCTTTGCGGATATTTCGAATTTGGAAAGACTTCAAACCTACGTCATTGAGCATAGTGACAAGCTTGAAGAGATAGCTGATGATGAGCGTATCGGAACACCATTGGAAGCCCCTTCCAAAATTCTCTGCGTAGGACTTAATTTTGATGATCATGTGAAAGAGACAAAATTGGAGCAGGCTTCAGAACCTATTGTCTTTATGAAATCTGTATCGGCGTTCAACGGTCCTTTTGATGGAATTACCCTTCCGAAATCCTCTGTGAAATCAGATTGGGAAACTGAACTTGCCATCGTTATAGGAAAAAAAGCTTCCTACGTGACGGAGGAAGAGGCGCTGGATCATGTATTTGGCTACGTGCTGCACAACGATGTTACGGAGCGTGAATTTCAAATTGAACGCGGCGGAACCTGGGATAAAGGTAAAGGATGTGACACGTTCGCACCTATCGGTCCGTTTATAGCTACTAAAGACGAAATAGAAGATATCGATAATTTAAGAATATGGCTGAAGCTCAATGGTGAACTTATGCAAGATGGTAATACCAGCGATTTTATCTATCGTATACCCAAGTTAATTTCCTATTTGAGTCAATTCATGAGCTTACTTCCAGGTGATATTATTTCTACAGGATCGCCTGCAGGATCTGGAATGGGAAAATCGCCGCAAAGGTTCCTTCGAGATGGTGATATTATCGAATATGGCATTGATAAACTCGGATCGGCAAAGCAAGTAATTTCGGCCTACAAAACACTATAA
- a CDS encoding cell division ATP-binding protein FtsE, with translation MIENKVITLKNVDIFQQKHLVLSNVNLNIGKGEFIYLIGQSGSGKSSLLKIIYGDLYIGNGEGMIAGFDLKKLHENDVPYLRRKLGIVFQDFHLLSDRSIEKNLEFALKATGWKDKKMIDSRILDVLEKVGLRSKLKKMPHELSGGEQQRIVIARSLLNNPEIILADEPTGNLDPATSEEIVLLLRDIASSGTAILMATHDYTIIRNMPSRIIKTGDGILQDNVSI, from the coding sequence ATGATTGAAAATAAAGTTATTACATTAAAAAACGTTGACATTTTCCAACAGAAACATTTGGTATTGTCGAATGTAAATCTAAATATCGGCAAAGGCGAGTTTATCTACCTTATCGGTCAGTCCGGCAGTGGAAAGAGTAGTTTGTTAAAGATAATTTATGGCGACTTATACATTGGTAATGGAGAGGGCATGATTGCTGGTTTTGATTTAAAAAAACTGCATGAAAATGATGTTCCATACCTGCGTAGAAAACTGGGAATCGTTTTTCAGGACTTTCATCTTCTATCGGATCGAAGCATCGAGAAAAACCTCGAGTTTGCACTGAAAGCAACAGGGTGGAAAGACAAGAAAATGATCGATAGCCGTATCTTGGACGTATTGGAAAAAGTTGGACTTCGCTCCAAATTGAAGAAAATGCCCCATGAACTTTCCGGTGGTGAACAGCAACGTATTGTGATTGCCCGTTCATTGTTAAATAATCCAGAAATTATTTTGGCAGATGAACCTACAGGTAACCTAGACCCTGCTACATCAGAAGAAATTGTCTTGTTGCTAAGAGATATTGCCAGCTCAGGAACAGCTATATTGATGGCCACACACGATTATACCATTATCCGCAATATGCCTTCCCGTATCATTAAAACCGGTGATGGTATATTACAGGACAATGTCAGTATCTAA
- the metQ gene encoding methionine ABC transporter substrate-binding lipoprotein MetQ yields MKKLNYAFVILALSLLTVVACNNKEKKEHILKVGVVSGPEKELAETAKKVAKEKFDLDVELVAFNDYVVPNEALNQGDIDVNVFQHQPYLQEQSKQRGFTKLTIVGNTFVFPIVAYSNKIKTITALQPGAVIAIPNDPTNGGRSLLLLQREGIIGLRENVGIQPKVTDIVTNPKQIKIIEMEAPQLPRVLDDPQVTIAIINNSFAAQAGLDPEKQGLFTEDKESPYVNLIVARADNKNDEKVQQFIQAYQSPEVEATAKKVFKNGAIKGW; encoded by the coding sequence ATGAAAAAATTGAACTATGCATTTGTAATCTTAGCCCTCAGTCTCCTCACGGTTGTGGCATGCAATAACAAAGAAAAGAAAGAGCATATCCTTAAAGTGGGTGTGGTATCAGGTCCAGAAAAAGAGCTTGCAGAAACGGCTAAGAAGGTTGCGAAAGAAAAGTTCGATCTCGATGTTGAGTTGGTGGCATTCAATGATTATGTGGTACCGAATGAGGCATTAAATCAGGGTGATATTGATGTGAATGTGTTCCAGCATCAGCCCTACTTACAGGAGCAATCGAAACAACGCGGTTTCACTAAATTAACCATCGTTGGAAACACCTTTGTATTTCCCATCGTTGCCTATTCAAACAAAATAAAAACGATCACTGCTTTACAGCCTGGTGCCGTTATAGCTATTCCTAATGATCCCACCAATGGTGGACGTTCACTACTGCTTCTCCAACGAGAAGGCATTATCGGATTAAGAGAAAATGTAGGTATACAACCCAAAGTGACCGATATCGTGACTAATCCAAAACAGATTAAAATTATCGAAATGGAAGCTCCGCAGCTGCCTCGCGTTCTTGATGATCCGCAAGTGACCATTGCCATCATCAACAATAGTTTTGCCGCTCAAGCTGGACTGGATCCAGAAAAACAAGGTTTATTTACAGAAGACAAGGAATCTCCTTATGTGAACCTGATTGTTGCCCGCGCAGATAATAAAAACGATGAGAAGGTACAACAGTTTATTCAAGCCTATCAGTCACCCGAAGTAGAAGCAACAGCTAAAAAAGTGTTTAAAAATGGTGCGATTAAAGGCTGGTAA
- a CDS encoding methionine ABC transporter ATP-binding protein yields MIQLNNISKSFEVKAARIDALKDVSLSIGRGEIFGVIGSSGAGKSTLIRCVNLLERPDSGQVMIESDDLMSLSASSLILKRRKIGMIFQHFNLLSSRTVYENISFPLELEGKSKDFIHQKVVELLHLVGLEDKAEVYPANLSGGQKQRVAIARALANDPYILLCDEATSALDPATTNAILKLLKKINKQLDLTILLITHEMDVIKSVCDQVAVLDKGRLIETGPVEEIFANPKETTTKNFIQSSLAVEIPLSFQELLKTTGNPLVEIYLTSNEESISFIAQLEQKFGVKTNIITAQIDYIGELKFGVILAELSGEQENITNSLSFLKEKHAQTKILGYV; encoded by the coding sequence ATGATTCAACTAAACAACATATCCAAATCGTTTGAAGTAAAAGCCGCGCGTATTGATGCCTTAAAAGATGTCTCCCTGTCTATCGGCAGAGGAGAAATTTTCGGCGTTATAGGTTCCTCTGGGGCCGGAAAAAGTACATTGATACGCTGTGTCAACCTGCTAGAAAGACCAGATTCTGGTCAAGTAATGATAGAAAGCGACGATTTGATGTCGCTGTCCGCCAGTAGCCTTATACTGAAAAGGAGAAAAATTGGAATGATTTTTCAGCATTTCAATCTCTTATCCTCAAGAACGGTATATGAAAACATATCTTTTCCACTTGAACTGGAGGGAAAATCAAAAGATTTTATCCATCAAAAGGTAGTGGAACTACTGCATTTGGTAGGATTGGAAGACAAGGCCGAGGTTTATCCTGCAAATCTTTCAGGCGGTCAAAAGCAGCGCGTTGCCATTGCAAGAGCCTTAGCCAACGACCCCTATATACTTCTTTGCGACGAGGCTACAAGTGCGCTCGATCCAGCGACAACAAATGCTATCCTCAAGCTGCTAAAAAAAATAAATAAGCAGCTTGACCTAACAATATTGCTGATCACACACGAAATGGATGTTATAAAAAGTGTCTGTGACCAAGTGGCCGTATTAGACAAGGGAAGACTGATCGAAACGGGCCCGGTAGAGGAAATATTTGCCAATCCAAAAGAGACAACCACCAAGAATTTTATTCAATCTTCACTTGCAGTTGAAATTCCGTTGAGTTTCCAGGAACTATTAAAAACTACGGGGAATCCACTGGTAGAAATCTACCTCACCTCAAATGAAGAATCCATCTCTTTTATAGCGCAATTGGAACAAAAATTTGGCGTTAAAACAAATATTATTACGGCACAAATCGACTATATTGGCGAACTAAAATTCGGTGTTATATTGGCTGAACTATCCGGAGAACAAGAAAATATAACAAACAGTCTATCTTTCTTAAAAGAAAAACATGCACAAACAAAAATATTAGGCTATGTCTGA
- the metI gene encoding methionine ABC transporter permease MetI, with product MSDQVFTLLLSGTLETLAMTFLSGFFGFLLGLPLGIYLFLTRKHQLLENKGMHQLVSLFVNIFRSIPFIILIVWMIPFTRHIVGTSIGMSAALVPLSIGAAPFIARLVENSLLEIPNGLIEAARAMGANAKQVIFKVLLPEALPSLVNNATITLITLVGYSAMGGAVGAGGLGQIGYQYGYVGYDTFIMNSVLILLILIVFLLQYTGDYISKKVNHR from the coding sequence ATGTCTGATCAGGTATTTACACTGCTGTTATCAGGTACTTTAGAGACCTTAGCCATGACTTTTCTGTCGGGCTTTTTTGGCTTTCTCCTGGGGCTACCCCTTGGAATATATCTTTTCTTAACCCGAAAACATCAGTTGCTCGAAAACAAAGGTATGCACCAACTTGTATCCTTGTTCGTGAATATTTTTAGGTCTATTCCATTCATTATACTTATTGTATGGATGATTCCGTTTACACGTCATATTGTCGGAACATCAATCGGGATGTCCGCAGCATTGGTTCCATTAAGTATAGGTGCAGCACCTTTTATTGCAAGACTTGTGGAAAATAGCCTACTTGAAATTCCGAATGGCCTGATTGAGGCAGCAAGAGCAATGGGCGCAAACGCAAAACAGGTGATTTTTAAAGTGTTGCTTCCTGAGGCTCTCCCCTCGCTTGTAAACAATGCAACAATTACGTTAATTACTCTTGTTGGTTACTCCGCAATGGGTGGCGCTGTAGGTGCTGGTGGACTGGGACAGATTGGTTATCAGTATGGTTATGTCGGCTATGATACTTTTATCATGAATTCTGTTTTAATTTTATTAATTTTAATCGTATTCCTGTTGCAATACACAGGAGATTACATCTCAAAAAAAGTAAACCATCGATAA
- a CDS encoding 4Fe-4S dicluster domain-containing protein, giving the protein MAIKITDECINCGACEPECPNNAIYDAGVTWKFSDGTALDGIIDFGDGVTLDANESQEAISNEVYYIVSDKCTECVGFHDEPQCAAVCPVDCCVDDEDVRESNDELLAKKSWLHAE; this is encoded by the coding sequence ATGGCGATTAAAATTACAGACGAATGCATTAACTGTGGTGCTTGCGAACCCGAATGCCCAAATAATGCGATATACGATGCTGGTGTAACTTGGAAATTCTCAGATGGGACTGCTTTGGACGGGATTATTGATTTTGGCGACGGTGTTACACTTGATGCCAATGAGTCTCAGGAAGCAATCTCTAATGAAGTCTATTATATTGTTTCGGATAAATGTACAGAATGTGTAGGTTTTCATGATGAGCCTCAATGTGCAGCGGTTTGCCCTGTAGATTGTTGCGTGGACGACGAAGATGTGCGTGAGTCTAACGACGAGCTATTAGCGAAAAAATCTTGGTTACACGCGGAATAA
- a CDS encoding acyl-CoA reductase, producing the protein MTKEQRINAFVKLGEQLRLPSEESSQIIQSAQHKNPWYTPQNVERALRAIAENLTIEKLTHWLAPYPDIQSTKTVGLILAGNIPLVGFHDILAVLISGFKAKIKVSSDDAGLTAYVMGLLKKIDPYFGDAFEIVDRLKDFDLVIATGSNNSARYFDYYFGTKPHIIRRNRNSVAVLGGAESPSQLEALGHDIFDYFGLGCRSISKLFIPKEYPIAHFFEGIAAFNNVTAHFKYTNNYDYNKSIYLINGDKHFDNGFLLLKEDEKTASPLAVVYYETYETIAEVENKLTLAQENIQCVVSELALKVPSPQFHFGESQCPSLDDYADGVNTLDFLFANC; encoded by the coding sequence TTGACAAAGGAACAACGAATAAATGCATTTGTAAAATTAGGCGAGCAGCTTCGACTGCCTTCTGAAGAATCCAGTCAGATTATCCAATCTGCCCAACATAAAAACCCCTGGTATACCCCACAAAATGTTGAACGCGCGCTACGGGCGATTGCAGAAAATCTTACCATAGAGAAACTTACGCATTGGTTGGCGCCATACCCAGATATACAATCGACAAAAACTGTAGGATTAATTCTCGCGGGCAATATACCTTTGGTCGGATTCCATGACATCCTCGCCGTTTTGATAAGTGGCTTTAAAGCCAAAATAAAAGTATCATCTGACGACGCGGGACTGACGGCCTATGTGATGGGTCTGCTGAAAAAAATTGATCCATATTTTGGCGATGCTTTTGAAATTGTTGACCGATTAAAAGATTTCGACCTGGTCATCGCAACGGGATCTAACAATAGCGCCCGCTATTTCGATTACTATTTTGGTACCAAGCCGCATATTATCCGCCGCAATCGAAATAGTGTAGCTGTGTTGGGGGGAGCGGAATCTCCTAGCCAGCTGGAAGCTCTTGGGCATGATATTTTCGATTATTTTGGACTGGGTTGCCGCTCTATTTCCAAACTATTTATACCAAAGGAGTATCCAATAGCCCATTTTTTTGAAGGTATAGCGGCATTCAATAATGTGACAGCGCATTTTAAATATACCAATAATTATGATTACAACAAATCCATCTATCTGATCAATGGCGACAAACATTTTGATAATGGATTTTTATTGCTGAAAGAAGATGAGAAAACAGCTTCTCCCCTTGCCGTGGTTTATTATGAAACTTACGAAACAATTGCTGAAGTCGAGAATAAGCTGACATTAGCGCAAGAAAACATTCAATGTGTTGTATCCGAACTGGCATTGAAAGTGCCGTCTCCCCAATTTCATTTTGGCGAAAGCCAGTGTCCATCGCTAGATGATTACGCCGATGGGGTGAATACGCTGGATTTTCTATTTGCCAACTGTTAA
- a CDS encoding cation:dicarboxylase symporter family transporter — protein sequence MLKTKIGLMTLITVTLACIIAVLYEFDVVGFSHEFLMAVRWIVATVLVVNALFKKNLTTWILTCMIIGIFVGLDFPNLAISLQPLSKGFIKLVKTIVGPILFATLVYGIAGHSDLKQVGRMAWKSMLYFFCATTCAIFIGLGAINLTRAGVGVDVAHMPHEELPAPKESMDEHILKTLPDHVHPVYKFTSFIRDLFPENIVKSVADNQVLQIVVFSVLFGIGLAMVEEKKRKPLVDFTESMSEAMFKFTNIIMYFAPIGVGAAMAYTVGHLGVDILKNLFMLLATLYFALICFLCLVLLPVALYLKIPVKRFINAIKEPVSIAFATTSSDAALPKAMSAMEKFGVPRKIVSFVIPTGYSFNLDGTSLYLSLAAIFVAQAAGIHLSFGHQLMIAFTLMITSKGVAAVPRASLIILIATADQFGLPTFVIAAILGIDELMDMARTSVNVVGNCLATVVVAKWEGEFDEEAPYREDTEELV from the coding sequence ATGTTAAAAACCAAAATAGGGTTGATGACCCTGATCACAGTTACATTAGCTTGTATCATTGCTGTATTATACGAATTTGATGTTGTAGGCTTTTCGCATGAATTTCTAATGGCTGTCCGTTGGATAGTTGCTACCGTTTTGGTTGTCAATGCGCTTTTTAAGAAAAATTTGACCACCTGGATTTTGACCTGCATGATTATCGGGATCTTCGTTGGGTTAGATTTTCCAAATCTGGCGATTTCCTTGCAGCCTTTAAGTAAAGGTTTTATCAAGTTAGTGAAAACAATTGTTGGACCTATTCTCTTTGCAACGCTCGTTTACGGAATTGCAGGCCATTCCGATTTGAAGCAAGTGGGACGTATGGCATGGAAATCTATGCTGTATTTCTTCTGTGCTACAACCTGTGCTATTTTTATCGGTTTAGGCGCTATTAATCTTACTCGGGCAGGTGTGGGGGTTGATGTTGCCCATATGCCGCATGAAGAACTTCCTGCGCCCAAAGAAAGTATGGATGAGCATATCCTTAAAACACTTCCTGACCATGTGCATCCCGTTTATAAATTCACTTCTTTTATACGTGACCTCTTTCCTGAAAACATTGTAAAATCCGTTGCTGATAATCAGGTTCTGCAGATTGTAGTCTTTTCGGTTTTATTCGGTATCGGATTGGCGATGGTGGAAGAAAAAAAGCGTAAACCTTTGGTAGATTTTACCGAGAGCATGTCTGAAGCGATGTTTAAATTTACAAACATCATTATGTATTTTGCCCCAATAGGGGTTGGAGCGGCTATGGCCTATACCGTAGGGCATCTTGGTGTCGATATCTTGAAGAATCTCTTCATGTTATTGGCTACGCTGTATTTCGCTTTGATCTGCTTTTTATGTCTGGTCCTTCTCCCTGTCGCGCTTTACTTGAAAATCCCTGTCAAACGGTTTATCAATGCAATTAAAGAACCTGTTTCAATTGCATTTGCGACAACGAGTTCAGATGCCGCATTACCGAAAGCAATGAGTGCGATGGAAAAATTTGGGGTCCCCCGTAAAATTGTATCTTTTGTCATTCCTACCGGGTATAGCTTTAATCTGGACGGAACATCCCTTTACCTGTCATTGGCAGCAATTTTCGTAGCCCAAGCTGCAGGTATACATTTGTCGTTTGGCCATCAACTGATGATTGCCTTTACATTGATGATCACATCAAAAGGCGTTGCCGCCGTTCCAAGAGCTTCATTAATTATTTTAATTGCTACAGCTGATCAGTTTGGATTGCCTACATTTGTTATTGCTGCAATTTTGGGTATTGATGAATTGATGGACATGGCCCGCACTTCGGTAAATGTTGTGGGAAACTGTCTTGCAACGGTTGTTGTCGCTAAATGGGAAGGAGAGTTTGATGAGGAAGCCCCTTATCGTGAAGATACAGAAGAACTGGTGTAG
- the dnaJ gene encoding molecular chaperone DnaJ, with protein MSKRDYYDILGVSRSADEKEIKSAYRKLAIKYHPDKNPGDHEAEEKFKEAAEAYDILSNPQKRQRYDQFGHAGNSASGGFGGGGGMNMEDIFSQFGDIFGGGHPFESFFGGGGGQRGGRRVARGSNLRIKVKLTLEEIAKGVEKKVKVNKQVVCHTCDGSGAKDKSSFHTCKTCGGSGSVRRVTNTILGQMQTTSTCPTCNGEGVEITAKCTTCRGEGLERGEETISINIPAGVSEGMQLSMSGKGNAAPRGGVPGDLIILIEEVAHESLKRDGLNVIYDLYINFVDATLGTSVEVPTIDGKAKIKIEPGTQGGKILRLKGKGIPEVNSYHKGDQLVYVNIWTPKAVSNEEKELLNKLKESPNFKPQPGKSEKSFFERIKEYFE; from the coding sequence ATGTCAAAAAGAGATTATTACGATATACTTGGTGTCTCGCGATCAGCGGACGAGAAGGAGATTAAATCAGCGTATCGCAAGCTAGCGATAAAGTATCATCCGGACAAAAATCCGGGTGACCATGAGGCTGAAGAAAAGTTTAAGGAAGCTGCTGAGGCATACGATATCTTGAGCAATCCACAGAAACGTCAACGTTATGACCAATTTGGCCATGCTGGTAATTCTGCCAGCGGTGGTTTCGGCGGCGGCGGCGGCATGAATATGGAAGACATATTCAGTCAATTTGGTGATATCTTTGGCGGAGGACATCCCTTTGAAAGTTTCTTTGGCGGCGGCGGTGGCCAGCGTGGCGGACGCCGCGTAGCCAGAGGAAGCAACTTACGCATAAAAGTTAAGTTAACGCTTGAGGAAATTGCCAAAGGCGTTGAGAAAAAGGTAAAAGTCAACAAGCAAGTCGTCTGTCATACCTGTGACGGATCGGGTGCTAAAGATAAATCTTCTTTCCATACCTGTAAAACCTGTGGTGGATCGGGATCAGTTAGACGAGTTACCAATACGATTTTAGGACAAATGCAAACTACAAGCACCTGTCCTACCTGTAATGGTGAAGGCGTAGAAATCACGGCAAAATGTACAACGTGTCGTGGTGAAGGACTTGAACGTGGCGAAGAGACAATCTCCATCAATATCCCGGCAGGGGTAAGTGAAGGCATGCAACTATCCATGAGCGGAAAGGGAAATGCAGCCCCACGTGGTGGTGTACCGGGAGATTTAATTATATTGATCGAAGAAGTTGCTCACGAAAGTTTAAAACGCGACGGACTCAATGTCATCTACGATTTGTATATTAATTTTGTAGATGCTACATTAGGAACCAGCGTGGAAGTTCCGACAATAGACGGAAAAGCAAAAATCAAAATTGAGCCCGGCACACAAGGTGGTAAAATTTTACGGTTAAAAGGAAAGGGTATTCCTGAGGTTAATTCTTACCACAAGGGAGACCAGCTTGTATATGTTAATATATGGACACCAAAAGCTGTGTCTAATGAAGAAAAAGAATTACTGAACAAACTGAAAGAATCACCAAACTTTAAACCTCAACCAGGTAAAAGTGAAAAATCATTCTTCGAACGAATCAAAGAATATTTCGAGTAA
- a CDS encoding OmpW family outer membrane protein, with amino-acid sequence MKKVLLTLAAVAGLTFASQAQEFGFKKSDVIVEGNLSANTSNDKTNQTKTNSFNFNPSVGYFVSDKIAVGLDVNVGNEKATKNVDQSNESYVKNNQFGIGAFGRYYFLELGSRFKTYAQLGAGYAQEDGKINNGTTTIDMAKTKGFGANAGLGINYFVTPKIAINFGLTDLLSFKTSKVDVDGAKSSNEFNANINSFNNFFDTAKFGLTFKF; translated from the coding sequence ATGAAAAAAGTTTTACTAACATTAGCAGCTGTAGCTGGTTTGACATTTGCTTCACAAGCACAAGAATTCGGATTCAAAAAGAGCGATGTTATTGTTGAAGGTAACCTATCCGCTAATACTTCAAACGATAAGACTAATCAAACAAAAACAAATTCCTTTAACTTCAACCCTTCTGTTGGTTACTTCGTCTCTGACAAGATCGCAGTTGGTTTAGATGTAAACGTTGGTAATGAAAAAGCGACAAAGAACGTAGATCAGTCGAATGAATCATATGTAAAAAACAACCAATTCGGTATAGGTGCATTTGGACGTTACTATTTCCTTGAGTTAGGTTCAAGATTCAAAACGTATGCACAACTTGGTGCTGGTTATGCGCAAGAAGATGGAAAAATCAATAATGGAACTACCACAATTGATATGGCTAAAACAAAAGGTTTCGGTGCGAACGCTGGTTTGGGGATCAACTATTTTGTGACACCTAAGATTGCGATCAATTTTGGTCTGACTGACTTATTGTCGTTCAAAACTTCAAAAGTTGATGTTGATGGTGCTAAATCATCTAATGAATTTAATGCAAACATCAATAGCTTTAACAACTTCTTTGATACTGCTAAATTTGGTTTGACATTCAAATTCTAG
- a CDS encoding fructose-6-phosphate aldolase yields MYIIKVKGVAKIPDYVQLRDDAFTLLAYFRVDRPDKSLDKIGLGEKAAYIMQLVREMPFGQIKKLEF; encoded by the coding sequence ATGTATATCATTAAAGTAAAAGGTGTAGCCAAAATCCCTGATTATGTACAACTAAGAGATGATGCGTTCACCTTACTTGCATATTTTAGAGTCGACCGCCCGGACAAATCGCTTGATAAGATCGGATTAGGAGAAAAGGCAGCATATATCATGCAACTGGTTAGAGAAATGCCCTTTGGACAAATTAAAAAATTAGAATTTTAG